Proteins from a genomic interval of Chroococcidiopsis thermalis PCC 7203:
- a CDS encoding glycoside hydrolase family 140 protein — MRRFLLWMLPLAVCFLLSSCNTVMAGARTSKLSQLRVSHNGRFLVKEDGSPFFWLGDTSWAILQKATREDAHNQPSVLRYLEDRAAKRFNVIQCRLVRNAESTNAYGQAAFIRGNFARPQIANGANNDYWDMADWFVAQAEAHGLYLALLPIWANNVPNHDPIVQNPAIAYRYGHFLGNRWRHKSHLIWVMGGDPVRERDVDNPERLRMTRAIAEGIADGTNGDARFDGQADYSTTLMTYHPRGGGRSSSRHLHQEKWLDFNMIQTTTSFEFRNYKTIAADYAKEPPKPTLDAEVAYENSLSLSRNAPPDKRIQPWHVRKAAYWAVFAGGFGHTYGHRSFIGWVREGEHLGRGADIPWFKSLDAPGAGQMTYLRNLMESQPFLTRIPDRSSIANGQSEQLDRIQATRNADGSYVMLYLPTSNAVTIQMDKISGERVKARWFNPRQGTWQAIGEFAAAGTKRFVPPSHERDRDWVLVLERAD, encoded by the coding sequence ATGAGACGTTTTTTGCTTTGGATGTTACCGCTCGCTGTCTGTTTCCTCTTATCGAGTTGCAATACTGTCATGGCAGGAGCGCGAACGAGTAAATTGAGCCAACTGCGTGTCAGTCACAACGGTCGGTTTTTGGTGAAAGAGGATGGTTCGCCTTTCTTTTGGCTGGGCGATACGTCGTGGGCAATTCTTCAGAAGGCAACGCGCGAGGATGCGCACAATCAACCTTCCGTGTTACGCTATCTCGAAGATCGCGCCGCCAAGAGATTCAACGTGATTCAGTGTCGTTTGGTTAGGAACGCCGAGAGTACAAATGCTTACGGTCAAGCGGCGTTTATCCGAGGCAACTTTGCCCGACCTCAAATTGCTAACGGTGCTAACAACGATTATTGGGACATGGCTGACTGGTTTGTGGCGCAGGCTGAAGCGCACGGACTCTATCTGGCTCTGCTGCCGATTTGGGCTAACAACGTGCCGAATCACGACCCAATAGTTCAGAACCCTGCGATTGCTTATCGCTACGGACATTTCCTTGGCAACCGTTGGCGGCATAAATCGCACTTGATTTGGGTGATGGGCGGAGATCCGGTGCGCGAGCGGGACGTTGACAATCCAGAACGACTGAGAATGACCCGCGCCATAGCCGAGGGAATTGCGGATGGTACGAACGGCGACGCGCGATTTGACGGGCAAGCAGATTACAGCACGACATTGATGACTTACCACCCTCGCGGTGGCGGTCGCTCGTCTTCGCGCCATCTGCACCAGGAAAAGTGGCTCGACTTTAACATGATTCAAACCACAACTTCTTTCGAGTTTCGTAACTACAAAACGATCGCCGCAGACTATGCAAAAGAACCGCCGAAGCCAACGCTGGATGCCGAAGTTGCATACGAAAATTCACTTTCTCTGAGCAGGAATGCGCCACCGGATAAGCGAATTCAGCCTTGGCACGTTCGCAAAGCGGCATACTGGGCTGTGTTTGCTGGTGGCTTCGGTCATACCTACGGTCATCGTAGCTTTATTGGTTGGGTTCGTGAAGGCGAACATCTGGGGAGAGGTGCGGACATCCCGTGGTTCAAATCCCTCGATGCGCCAGGTGCGGGTCAAATGACATATCTACGCAATCTGATGGAGTCGCAACCGTTTCTAACGCGGATTCCAGATCGCTCCTCGATCGCAAACGGGCAGAGCGAGCAACTCGATCGCATTCAGGCGACACGGAATGCTGATGGCAGCTATGTCATGCTCTATCTTCCAACTAGTAATGCTGTAACAATTCAAATGGATAAAATTTCAGGCGAGCGGGTGAAAGCACGCTGGTTTAACCCGCGTCAAGGGACTTGGCAGGCGATCGGCGAATTCGCTGCGGCTGGCACGAAACGCTTCGTTCCGCCATCCCACGAGCGCGATCGCGACTGGGTACTGGTACTAGAGCGGGCGGATTAG
- a CDS encoding sigma-70 family RNA polymerase sigma factor, which yields MVVTQTNVYCNEIELLISYYQKPSLWLRNRLVRRHAGLVRQMARQLYHRSPEPYEDLEQIGYFGLIRAIERFNPDRGYAFSSFAIPYIRGEILHFIRDRAGVVKIPRRWQELHARGQKVYQQLTSSLGRLPTDLEIARSLHVSLSEWRESQLAIQNCRVFSLDSTLVRESDGQIQLADTIAERRSCTLQPEEERQQLRFAMNQLEENTRKAVELVFLQQFSRKKAAQYLGVSPMTVTRYLQKGKQQLFELLQP from the coding sequence ATGGTGGTGACTCAAACTAACGTCTACTGTAATGAGATCGAGCTGTTGATTTCTTACTATCAAAAGCCTTCGCTCTGGTTACGCAATCGACTGGTGAGAAGGCACGCTGGGTTAGTACGCCAGATGGCGCGTCAACTGTACCATCGCTCTCCCGAACCTTATGAAGATTTAGAGCAGATTGGATACTTCGGTTTGATTCGCGCGATCGAGCGCTTTAATCCCGATCGAGGATATGCTTTTAGTTCTTTTGCAATTCCTTATATTCGCGGTGAAATTTTACATTTTATCCGCGATCGCGCCGGAGTGGTAAAAATCCCCCGCCGCTGGCAAGAGCTTCACGCTCGCGGGCAAAAAGTTTACCAACAATTAACTTCTTCTCTCGGTCGTCTTCCGACAGATTTAGAGATTGCGCGATCGCTGCACGTCTCGCTGTCAGAATGGAGAGAAAGCCAATTAGCCATTCAAAATTGCCGCGTCTTCAGTTTAGATAGTACGTTGGTTCGAGAGTCCGATGGTCAGATTCAACTAGCCGATACCATAGCAGAGCGACGTTCTTGCACTTTACAGCCAGAAGAAGAGCGGCAACAATTGCGCTTCGCTATGAACCAGTTGGAAGAAAATACTCGCAAGGCAGTTGAATTGGTCTTCCTCCAGCAATTTTCTCGCAAAAAAGCAGCTCAATACCTTGGTGTGAGTCCGATGACTGTCACTCGATATCTACAAAAAGGCAAACAACAGTTGTTTGAGCTGTTGCAACCCTAG
- a CDS encoding Crp/Fnr family transcriptional regulator codes for MQQSSPLVGLITPPFQQQWKRRAQLPEHSEVLWRIESGVVCSMTWTAEGELVCLGYWGVGDVVGHRLSRVRPYEIHCLTDVVISCCSYTQRSHFTDAIIHQQQQTEELLSIIHLNPLSQKLWQLLMWLSQKFGCDVENGRLLDLPLTHQQLAQTLGTNRVTVTTILQRLEAEGKIHRQQRRLVVARQENHARQSKDVQSRERANRARHRANIITSDRS; via the coding sequence ATGCAACAGTCAAGTCCGCTCGTTGGCTTAATCACTCCACCGTTCCAACAGCAATGGAAGCGTCGCGCGCAGCTGCCAGAACACAGCGAAGTTTTATGGCGGATCGAATCAGGTGTCGTCTGTAGTATGACTTGGACTGCTGAAGGCGAGCTAGTTTGCTTGGGCTATTGGGGAGTGGGAGATGTGGTGGGACACCGATTGTCACGAGTGCGACCTTACGAAATCCACTGCCTCACAGATGTCGTCATCAGCTGCTGTTCCTACACTCAGCGATCGCATTTCACCGATGCCATCATTCACCAGCAGCAGCAAACCGAAGAACTCCTGAGCATTATTCATCTCAATCCCCTATCTCAGAAGTTATGGCAGCTCCTCATGTGGTTGAGTCAAAAATTCGGTTGCGACGTGGAAAACGGTCGCTTGCTCGATCTGCCGCTCACCCATCAGCAGTTGGCTCAGACGCTGGGGACGAATCGGGTCACGGTGACCACAATCCTTCAGCGGTTAGAAGCAGAGGGAAAAATACATCGGCAGCAACGGCGGCTCGTTGTCGCACGGCAGGAAAACCACGCTCGTCAGTCAAAAGACGTGCAATCTAGAGAGCGAGCAAACAGGGCGCGCCACCGGGCTAACATCATCACGAGCGATCGCTCCTGA